Within Stella humosa, the genomic segment TCACATTGGCGCGCGTCGCCTGCTTGCGCTGGAAGTCGCCGAACTTCAGGAAATGCACCTGGTCGTAGACGCGTGCCTGGAACTGGCCAAAGGACGCCTTGCGCGCCTCCATCGTCTCGCCGGCGATCATGTCGGCGAACAGCTTGTCCAGCGTCGGGTCGGCCACGAACTGGTTGAGCTGCGGCGAGACCACGTCCTTGAGCGCGGTGAAGGGGCCGACCGAGGGGCCTGTGCCCTGGCCGGTGAACCACAGGTTCCAGCCATCCTTGTTGTTGCGCCGGGCCATCGCGGTCGCCCAGTCGAACACGTCGATCCGCACCTTCATGCCGATCGCCTTCAACTGCTCGGCCACCACCTGGGCCGCCTTGTACATGCTCTGGTAGCTGGAGTTCGTGATGATGACGAACTCCTCGCCCTTGTAGCCGGCCTCCTTCAGCAGGGCCTGGGCCTTCTTCGGGTCGTTGACGTTGTAGAGTTCCTTGCCGTTGTCGACGTAGTAGGGGTTGCCAGGATATTGCAGCCCCGCCTGCAGCGCGTAGGCGCCGTCGCTGGAGATATCCATGATCGCCTCCATGTCGAGGGCGATCTGCATGGCGCGGCGGATCTTCAGGTTGTCGGTCGGCACGCGGGCGTGGTTGACCCAGGCGGCGTGCAGCCACCAGTTCTTCAGGTCGTAGAGGACGATGTCCTTGCGCGTGGCCAGCCGCTTGGCGGATTCGGTCGGGATGTCCTCGACGATGTGGAGCTGGCCGGATTCCAGGCCGGCGACGCGAGTGCCCGGCTCCTTCACCAGGCGGATGTCGACCATGTCGACCAGCACTTCCTTGCGGCCGGCGAAGCCGTCGGTGCCCTTGTAGCGTTCGTCCGGCTTGTAGCCGTCGAACTTCTTCAGCTTCAGGTGGCTGTCGGCGATCCATTCCACGAACTGGAACGGGCCGGTGCCGATGATATCGATCTTGCCGCCGTCGCGGTCGCCCTGCTCGGCCGGCAGGATGGCGATCGGCGAGACGAAGGCGCTGATCTCCTCCAGGAAGACGGGCACCTTCTGCTTCAGGCGGATGACGAAGGTGCTGGCGTCCGGCGTCTCGAAGGCATCGACCGGGGCCAGCGTCACCTTGGGCAGCGCCATGCGCTTGTAGCGCTCGAACGACGCCTTGACGTCGGCCGACGTCATCTCCTTGCCGTTGTGGAACTTCACGCCCTTCCGCAAGGTGAAGGTGTAGGTCAGGCCGTCCGCGCTGACCGTGTAGTCCTCGGCCAGTTCCTTGATCAGGCCGTTGTTCTCGTCGCGCGTCAGCAGCGTCTCGAAGATGTTCATGGCGACGTTGCGGGTCGACACGGAGGTCGAGAAATAGGGGTCCAGCGTCGGCGGCGGCGCCTCCTGGGCAAAGACGATCGTGCCGCCGCGCTTCTGCGCCGCGACCGGTGCCGCCGCCAGCGCCAGGACGGCAAGTGCCGCCGCGGCCGACGTGGCGATGCGGCCGATTCCTCGATTCATGATGACCCTCCCCCGGGAGACTTCTTGCAGGCGGGAAAGCCGAAGGTTGCGGGCACCCGTCGGACCTTGTCAACTTTGTGTCGCAGAAAAGGATGGACCGCCCATGATCCGCGCATTCGCCGTCGCACTGACCCTGCTGGCCCTGCTACCGGCCGCGGCCCACGCCGCCGGCCCGTTCCAGCCGGTCGGCCTGTGGCGGTTCTTCCACACCGACGGCAAGCCGTTCCTCGCCCGGCTGATGCCCGACCAGTCGGCCACCACCGACTTCGGCCAGGGCGAGGTCGGCATCTGGCGCTGGGAGGGCCAGCGCGTGCGCGTCTACTACACGTCGGGCTGGGACGACGTGCTCTACCAGAAGGACGGCGTCTTCCACAAAGCCGGCTGGGCGCCGGGTGCCGACCATTGCGGCCCGCCATCGAACGATGCCGTGGCGGAGCATGTGTCGGATGACCCCGCCGCGAAGCCGTGAGCAGGCCGCCGGACCAGGTCCTGTTCTCAGGCGCGTTGCGACGGAGGGGTTGTTATTGTAAGTACATTAATTAGATGAAGATCACGTTTGACCCGACCAAACGCGATGCGGCTCTTGCAGACCGGGGCCTCGATTTCGCGGACGCGGGGATGGTGTTTGCCGGCACGACCTTGGACTGGGTAGATGGCCGGTTCGACTACGGGGAGCAGCGGACAATCACCGTCGGAATGCTGCGTGGGCGAATGGTCGTCGTGGTCTGGACTCAAAGGGCGGACGCTCGCCATATCATTTCCATGAGGAGGGCCAATGACCGGGAGCAAGCGAAATATCGGTAGCGACTTGGCGAAGGTCGACGCCCACGTCATCACGGCAGAAGAATATGAAGAAATACCGGAACTGCCGGACCAGTTCTTCGCTGAAGCCGTTGAGCATCGGGCCGGCAAGCCGGTGAAACGAGGGCGGCCGCCCTCTGCCTCGCCGAAGGAACTGGTACATATCCGGTTGTCGCGCCAGGTGGTGGATGCATTTCGGGCCGGCGGGCCGGGCTGGCAGACCCGGATCAACGACACGCTTGAGGCGGCGGTTCGCCGAGAGAAAGAGGGCGCCGGATCGTCCTCGCCTTGACGCCGCCGGGCCGTTTCTCTAAGTACCGGCCGGTTCCCACGCCATCGCCGACGCTCCCATCCGGCGGAACCAGATCACCCCGGCGCCTTGGACCTGCATCCAAGGGGCCGTATTCGCGCGCCTGCTAGCCTGAAGGAGCCCGCCCGATGCCGCCGACGGCCCCACCCGTCCCCAGCACCCTGCCCCCGCCCGGCGCCACCGCCGTCCTGGTCCTGGCAGACGGGAGTGTCTTCTGGGGCCGAGGGTTGGGAGCATCGCGCCGCACGGTGGGCGAGGTCTGCTTCAACACCTCTATGACCGGGTATCAGGAGATCCTGACCGACCCGTCCTATGCCGGGCAGATCATCACCTTCACCTTCCCGCATATCGGCAATGTCGGCACCAATCCCGAGGACATCGAGACGGTCGTGCCGGCCGCCCGCGGCCTGGTGCTGCGCGCCGACGTGACCGAGCCGTCGAACTGGCGCGCCACCCGCCACCTCGACGCCTGGCTGAAGCAGCACGAGCTGCCCGGCATCAGCGGCATCGACACCCGCCGCGTCACCCGGCGCATCCGCGACCTGGGGCCGCCGACCGGCGTGCTGGCGCACGACCCCGACGGCCGCTTCGACATCCCGGCCCTGGTCGAGGAAGCGCGCGCCTGGCCCGGCCTGGAGGGCATGGACCTGGCGATCGACGTCACCTGCCGCCAGACCTATCAGTGGGACGAGACGCGCTACGTATTCGGCGAAGGCTACGGCCGGCAGGAGAACCCGCGCCACCACGTCGTCGCCATCGACTATGGCGCCAAGCGCAACATCCTGCGCTCGCTCGCCTCCCAGGGCTGCCGCGTCACCGTGGTGCCGGCGACGGCGACGGCCGAGGACGTGATGCGCCACCAGCCGGACGGCGTCTTCCTGTCGAACGGCCCGGGCGACCCGGCGGCGACCGGCGCCTATGCCGTGCCGACCCTGAAGACGCTGATCGACACCGGCCTGCCGATCTTCGGCATCTGCCTTGGCCACCAGATGCTGGCCCTGGCGCTGGGCGGCGAGACGCGCAAGATGGAGATCGGCCATCGCGGCGCCAACCACCCCGTCAAGGCGCTGGACAGCGGCCGGGTCGAGATCACCAGCCAGAACCACGGCTTCTGCGTCGTCTCCGAAACCCTGCCCGAGGGCGTCGAGGTCAGCCACGTGTCGCTGTTTGACGGCACCAACCAGGGCATCCGGGTAAAGGATCGGCCGATCTTCTCGGTCCAGTACCACCCCGAAGCGTCCCCCGGGCCGCAGGACAGCCAATACCTCTTCCAGCGGTTCGTCCGCATGATGGACGAGAAGCGCGGATAATCCAGATGCCCAAGCGCACCGACATCCAGTCCATCCTCATCATCGGCGCCGGCCCGATCGTCATCGGCCAGGCGTGCGAGTTCGATTACTCCGGCGCGCAGGCCTGCAAGGCCCTGCGCCAGGAGGGGTATCGGATCATCCTGGTCAACTCCAACCCGGCGACGATCATGACCGATCCCGGGCTGGCCGACGCCACCTACATCGAGCCGATCACGCCGGCCATGGTCGCCAAGATCATCGCCCGCGAGCGCCCCGATGCCCTGCTGCCCACCATGGGCGGGCAGACCGCGCTGAACACGGCACTCGCCCTGGCCGACGACGGCACGCTCGAGAAGTACGGGGTGGAGCTGATCGGCGCCCGGCGCGAGGCGATCGCCAAGGCCGAGGACCGGCTGCTCTTCCGCCAGGCGATGGACAAGATCGGCCTCGAATCCCCCAAGAGCCGGCTCGCCCGGTCGTTGGACGAAGCCTTCGCCGGGCTGGAGGAAGTGGGGCTGCCCGCGATCATCCGCCCGTCCTTCACGCTGGGCGGCAGCGGCGGCGGCATCGCCTACAACCGCGAGGAGTTCGCCGAGATCGTGCGCGGCGGCCTGCGCGCGTCCCCCGTCGGGGAACTCCTGATCGAGGAATCCGTCCTCGGCTGGAAGGAGTTCGAGATGGAGGTCGTGCGCGACAGCGCCGACAACTGCATCATCATCTGCTCCATCGAGAACATCGACCCGATGGGCATCCATACCGGCGACAGCATCACGGTGGCCCCGGCCCTGACGCTGACCGACAAGGAATACCAGCGCATGCGGGACGCCTCGATCGCGGTCCTGCGCGAGATCGGCGTCGACACCGGCGGCTCCAACGTGCAGTTCGCGGTCAACCCGGCCGACGGCCGCCTGGTCATCATCGAGATGAACCCGCGCGTGTCGCGCTCCTCGGCGCTGGCGTCCAAGGCGACCGGCTTCCCGATCGCCAAGATCGCGGCCAAGCTGGCGGTCGGCTACACGCTGGACGAGCTCGACAACGACATCACCAAGGTGACGCCGGCCTCGTTCGAGCCGACCATCGACTATGTCGTGACCAAGATCCCCCGCTTCACCTTCGAGAAGTTCCCCGGCACCGAGCCCCTGCTCACCACGTCGATGAAGTCGGTCGGCGAGGCCATGGCGATCGGCCGCTCGTTCGAGGAATCGATGCAGAAGGCGCTGCGGTCGCTGGAGACCGGCCTGTCCGGCTTCGACCCCATCGTCATCCCCGGTTTGACCGGAGGCGCTGGCGACCGCGACGTGCTGCGCGCCGCACTAGGCCGGCCGACGCCCGACCGCATCCTGGTGGTGGCCGAGGCCCTGCGCCGCGGACTGCCGGTGGCCGACGTCCACGCCGCCTGCAAGATCGATCCCTGGTTCCTGGAGCGCATCCTCTCGATCGTCCAGGCCGAGCACGCCGTCCAGGCCGACGGCCTGCCCGACGACGCGCAGGGCATCGCCAGGCTGAAGCGCATGGGCTTCTCCGACACCCGGCTCGGCGTGCTGGCCGGCACCGACGAGGCCTCCGTGGCCGAGCGCCGGCGGGCGCTGGGGGTGCAGCCGGTCTTCAAGCGCATCGACACCTGCGCGGCCGAGTTCCCGTCCGCCACGCCCTACATGTACTCGACCTACGAGGGCGACGGCTTCACCCCGGCCGAGTGCGAGTCCGAGCCGACCGAGCGGCGCAAGGTGGTGATCCTGGGGGGTGGCCCGAACCGCATCGGCCAGGGCATCGAATTCGACTATTGCTGCGTCCATGCCGCCTACGCGCTCCGCGAGGCCGGCATCGAGACGATCATGGTCAACTGCAACCCCGAGACCGTCTCGACCGACTACGACACGTCCGACCGGCTCTATTTCGAGCCGCTGACGGCCGAGGACGTGACCGAACTGGTGCGCGTCGAACAAA encodes:
- the carB gene encoding carbamoyl-phosphate synthase large subunit — protein: MPKRTDIQSILIIGAGPIVIGQACEFDYSGAQACKALRQEGYRIILVNSNPATIMTDPGLADATYIEPITPAMVAKIIARERPDALLPTMGGQTALNTALALADDGTLEKYGVELIGARREAIAKAEDRLLFRQAMDKIGLESPKSRLARSLDEAFAGLEEVGLPAIIRPSFTLGGSGGGIAYNREEFAEIVRGGLRASPVGELLIEESVLGWKEFEMEVVRDSADNCIIICSIENIDPMGIHTGDSITVAPALTLTDKEYQRMRDASIAVLREIGVDTGGSNVQFAVNPADGRLVIIEMNPRVSRSSALASKATGFPIAKIAAKLAVGYTLDELDNDITKVTPASFEPTIDYVVTKIPRFTFEKFPGTEPLLTTSMKSVGEAMAIGRSFEESMQKALRSLETGLSGFDPIVIPGLTGGAGDRDVLRAALGRPTPDRILVVAEALRRGLPVADVHAACKIDPWFLERILSIVQAEHAVQADGLPDDAQGIARLKRMGFSDTRLGVLAGTDEASVAERRRALGVQPVFKRIDTCAAEFPSATPYMYSTYEGDGFTPAECESEPTERRKVVILGGGPNRIGQGIEFDYCCVHAAYALREAGIETIMVNCNPETVSTDYDTSDRLYFEPLTAEDVTELVRVEQSRGEVMGVIVQFGGQTPLKLAAALEAASIPILGTSPDAIDLAEDRKRFQVLLQELGLRQPENGTATSEAEAIAVAERIGYPVVIRPSYVLGGRAMEIVHDVTQLQRYMGNAVRVSGTSPVLIDSYLNDAIEVDVDAVADRDTVFIAGIMEHIEEAGIHSGDSACSLPPYSLPADVVDDIGRQTAAMAKALGVVGLMNVQFAVQGRDVFVLEVNPRASRTVPFVAKATGVAIAKIAARVMAGESLASLKPAPTHYAHVAVKEAVFPFARFPGVDTLLGPEMKSTGEVMGLDMDFGRAFAKSQLGSGTNLPLSGTVFVSVRDRDKPALVAPVRRLVELGFRIIATRGTAALLQSEGIAVESVNKVLEGRPHIVDAMLSGEVQLVINTTDGAQAIADSFSLRRTAVTTGVPYYTTMAGARAAVAAIVALEAGALEVAPLQAYLQGSF
- a CDS encoding BrnT family toxin; translated protein: MKITFDPTKRDAALADRGLDFADAGMVFAGTTLDWVDGRFDYGEQRTITVGMLRGRMVVVVWTQRADARHIISMRRANDREQAKYR
- the carA gene encoding glutamine-hydrolyzing carbamoyl-phosphate synthase small subunit yields the protein MPPTAPPVPSTLPPPGATAVLVLADGSVFWGRGLGASRRTVGEVCFNTSMTGYQEILTDPSYAGQIITFTFPHIGNVGTNPEDIETVVPAARGLVLRADVTEPSNWRATRHLDAWLKQHELPGISGIDTRRVTRRIRDLGPPTGVLAHDPDGRFDIPALVEEARAWPGLEGMDLAIDVTCRQTYQWDETRYVFGEGYGRQENPRHHVVAIDYGAKRNILRSLASQGCRVTVVPATATAEDVMRHQPDGVFLSNGPGDPAATGAYAVPTLKTLIDTGLPIFGICLGHQMLALALGGETRKMEIGHRGANHPVKALDSGRVEITSQNHGFCVVSETLPEGVEVSHVSLFDGTNQGIRVKDRPIFSVQYHPEASPGPQDSQYLFQRFVRMMDEKRG
- a CDS encoding ABC transporter substrate-binding protein is translated as MNRGIGRIATSAAAALAVLALAAAPVAAQKRGGTIVFAQEAPPPTLDPYFSTSVSTRNVAMNIFETLLTRDENNGLIKELAEDYTVSADGLTYTFTLRKGVKFHNGKEMTSADVKASFERYKRMALPKVTLAPVDAFETPDASTFVIRLKQKVPVFLEEISAFVSPIAILPAEQGDRDGGKIDIIGTGPFQFVEWIADSHLKLKKFDGYKPDERYKGTDGFAGRKEVLVDMVDIRLVKEPGTRVAGLESGQLHIVEDIPTESAKRLATRKDIVLYDLKNWWLHAAWVNHARVPTDNLKIRRAMQIALDMEAIMDISSDGAYALQAGLQYPGNPYYVDNGKELYNVNDPKKAQALLKEAGYKGEEFVIITNSSYQSMYKAAQVVAEQLKAIGMKVRIDVFDWATAMARRNNKDGWNLWFTGQGTGPSVGPFTALKDVVSPQLNQFVADPTLDKLFADMIAGETMEARKASFGQFQARVYDQVHFLKFGDFQRKQATRANVKGYSPYRIPRFWNVSIEN
- a CDS encoding BrnA antitoxin family protein, which codes for MTGSKRNIGSDLAKVDAHVITAEEYEEIPELPDQFFAEAVEHRAGKPVKRGRPPSASPKELVHIRLSRQVVDAFRAGGPGWQTRINDTLEAAVRREKEGAGSSSP